A window of the Dioscorea cayenensis subsp. rotundata cultivar TDr96_F1 chromosome 14, TDr96_F1_v2_PseudoChromosome.rev07_lg8_w22 25.fasta, whole genome shotgun sequence genome harbors these coding sequences:
- the LOC120276507 gene encoding MYB-like transcription factor 4 isoform X2, which yields MGRSPCCEKAHTNKGAWTKEEDERLIAHIKAHGEGCWRSLPKAAGLLRCGKSCRLRWINYLRPDLKRGNFTEEEDELIIKLHSLLGNKLPGRTDNEIKNYWNTHIRRKLLSRGIDPTTHRPLHQPLSDITISFVKQEERINEEKEKILRCPDLNLELCISPPFQEMNNSHHVEPVMKREGGDQGFTLCFTCSLGPHKSQGCKCNNSSSTVVLGL from the exons ATGGGGAGATCACCATGTTGTGAAAAAGCACACACAAACAAAGGAGCATGGacaaaggaagaagatgaaagacTCATAGCACACATAAAAGCACATGGAGAAGGATGTTGGAGATCATTACCAAAGGCAGCAGGGCTTCTTCGATGTGGAAAGAGTTGTCGTCTTCGATGGATAAACTATCTTCGACCCGATCTCAAGCGTGGTAACTTCAccgaagaagaagatgaactcATCATCAAGCTTCATAGTTTGCTTGGCAACAA GTTGCCAGGGAGAACAGATAATGAGATCAAGAACTATTGGAACACTCATATAAGAAGGAAGTTATTGAGTAGGGGAATAGACCCTACAActcataggcctttgcatcaaCCTCTTTCAGATATAACCATCTCTTTTGTTAAGCAAGAGGAGAGAATTAATGAAGAGAAGGAGAAAATTCTAAGATGTCCTGATTTAAACTTAGAGCTTTGTATAAGTCCTCCATTTCAAGAGATGAATAATTCTCATCATGTTGAGCCTGTGATGAAGAGAGAAGGAGGAGATCAAGGCTTTACTTTGTGTTTCACTTGTAGTTTGGGACCTCATAAGAGTCAAGGGTGCAAGTGTAATAATTCTTCTTCTACTGTTGTTCTTGGTTTGTAG
- the LOC120276507 gene encoding MYB-like transcription factor 4 isoform X1 has protein sequence MGRSPCCEKAHTNKGAWTKEEDERLIAHIKAHGEGCWRSLPKAAGLLRCGKSCRLRWINYLRPDLKRGNFTEEEDELIIKLHSLLGNKWSLIAGRLPGRTDNEIKNYWNTHIRRKLLSRGIDPTTHRPLHQPLSDITISFVKQEERINEEKEKILRCPDLNLELCISPPFQEMNNSHHVEPVMKREGGDQGFTLCFTCSLGPHKSQGCKCNNSSSTVVLGL, from the exons ATGGGGAGATCACCATGTTGTGAAAAAGCACACACAAACAAAGGAGCATGGacaaaggaagaagatgaaagacTCATAGCACACATAAAAGCACATGGAGAAGGATGTTGGAGATCATTACCAAAGGCAGCAGGGCTTCTTCGATGTGGAAAGAGTTGTCGTCTTCGATGGATAAACTATCTTCGACCCGATCTCAAGCGTGGTAACTTCAccgaagaagaagatgaactcATCATCAAGCTTCATAGTTTGCTTGGCAACAA aTGGTCTCTTATTGCTGGAAGGTTGCCAGGGAGAACAGATAATGAGATCAAGAACTATTGGAACACTCATATAAGAAGGAAGTTATTGAGTAGGGGAATAGACCCTACAActcataggcctttgcatcaaCCTCTTTCAGATATAACCATCTCTTTTGTTAAGCAAGAGGAGAGAATTAATGAAGAGAAGGAGAAAATTCTAAGATGTCCTGATTTAAACTTAGAGCTTTGTATAAGTCCTCCATTTCAAGAGATGAATAATTCTCATCATGTTGAGCCTGTGATGAAGAGAGAAGGAGGAGATCAAGGCTTTACTTTGTGTTTCACTTGTAGTTTGGGACCTCATAAGAGTCAAGGGTGCAAGTGTAATAATTCTTCTTCTACTGTTGTTCTTGGTTTGTAG